Below is a genomic region from Pontibacillus yanchengensis.
GTTGGAGATGGTTATTGATTCTATTGATCAATTGTTATTGTCAGATGATAACCAAATGGTGAAGTGGATTGAAATCGAAGCCTATGGAGCTAGAAATTCTGTTTTTATCTACAGTGAGCCAATTGAAGTAGGATCGCTATTGGCAGATTATTTCTTTAATCACAAAGAAAGTGTTGTATTGACAAGCGCAACCTTAACAATGAATGATTCGTTTTCATTTATGGTAAAACGCTTAGGTTTAAATCGCAATTTGACAGTCCAAAAGAAGATAGAATCTCCTTTTCAGTACGAAAATCAAGTACAGTTACTTGTTCCTAATGATTTTCCAAGTATTAAGTCTGGAAAAGATGATTTTATATATGCCACATGTGAAGCAATTTATTCCCTTGCAACCATTTCTAAAGGGCGTATGCTTGTGCTTTTTACATCATATGAAATGTTAAAGCAAACACATAGTATCATGAAAGAATTTATTAATACGGATGAATTCATGCTAATAGCACAAGGTATTTCAAGTGGTAGTCGTTCTAGATTAAAGAAGAATTTCCAAGCTTTTGATCAAGCTATTTTATTTGGTACAAGTTCGTTTTGGGAAGGTGTAGATATACCTGGAAATGACTTATCCTCCCTTGTCATTGTGCGTTTACCCTTTCAACCACCTAACCATCCTGTTTATGAAGCAAAAGCAGAGGCAATTAAGGAAAATGGAAAGAACCCATTTATGGAATTATCATTACCAAATGCAGTCATTCGTTTTAAACAAGGATTTGGTCGTTTGATTCGCTCCAGTACCGATCGTGGGTTAGTTATGGTGTGTGATGATCGTATCATGAAGGCGAAATATGGAAAGTATTTCACCCAATCTATTCCTAAAGTTCCTGTTCAGTATGCATCTACCAATGATTTAATGGAAAATGCACGTAGATGGTTATGATAAAGTTGGACTTATAAACACATTCTAAGTAAGAAGTTTGACTTTAGGATGTGATGTCTAATGAGGCTTATTATTGGTTCGATTTTCGTCTTTTTCATTACAGTGCAGCTAGTAGTATTGCCATTAACGTACGCAGAATCTCCTCCTAGCTTATCCTTGCAGGAAGAGGAGGCATTATTCATCTTTTTTGCTTTACCTGATGGTGAAGCAATGCTTATTGCAACAGGTAATGATAAGAATTACCTTGTAAATACGGCATCAAAAGCAAGTGAGCATGAGTTGATAAAACAAATAAACCATCTTGGATTGAAGCAAATAGATGGTTTAATATTAACAAATCAAAACGAACATGAATGTGGGAATACAAAAAGAATGGTTGATCGTTATCACATTGAAAAAATTTATTCTCATGGTAAAGTGAGCAGTCGTTGTGCACACCAAGTCACTGCTCAAACTGGCTTGGAGGAATGGAAGCAAAATGAATCGCATGATTTGACTCCTTCCTTACATGTGCAAGTAGTACAGATAACAAAACATGGGGATATGAGCCTTTTCTTCACATTTGGAAAAACCTCTTTGTTATATTTAGCAAGTGGTGATACTGAACTAGAAGGGGCATTGATGAAATCCTCTCTTAGAGCAGAAATACTTAAAATAGGCGATTATGCAAGAACTGAATCACCATCTATGAGGCTTTTAGAGAGTATTGACCCTCATATCGCAATGATATACCCGCTTAAAGGATCAACGCCAAATGAAGGCCTATTAGAGCGTCTTTATGAATCATGGATTGATGTTTACCAACTGAAAAAAGTAGGCACTACAACGGTACATTGTACGAAAGAGGACTATGAATTGTATCCAAAGTAAAGAAGGAGAATGAATGCAGGTTACTACGTAATGTAACTTGCATCGTTCTTTGAAAAAGCAAAAAAAAAGGCCTTGTACATATGTGTACAGGCCAATAGATGGGTTAGGAAGAATTTTTGAAATTGGTGGGTAGTTATCAAATTGTGTTTCATTATTGTTATAATAAAGAGGTATTACTCTTTGGTGTACTATTATTGTGTGTACAATTGATTGAAATATGAAAGGGAATTTTTTGATAATGATTAAAGCAGAGCGTTTTATTAGGAGGAATAAATATGGAGCAAAAAATGGAAGTCTTATCAACAGTAAGAGTTGAAAAATCAAATGACTTATATAAAATAGTTGATTCTTTGAATCGTACATTAAAACAACAAGACCTTATGTTTGGTCTAGCATTGGATGAGCATGATGAAAACACAGCAGTTTTCACCATCTACAGAACGTAGTCGACTAAAATATCTTTTTTGGGGTATAGGTATCTGTTTGTTATTATTATTTTTTCTTTTCTTTTACCTTTATATACAAATTATACAGGATAAAACAAGTACGTACGAAGATTCAAAACAAGTAGCAATGAATGAAACACCTCTGAATACTGCTGATACAGTTACACGCTACCACGGAGCTTCTCGATATGATATAGTAGCAGGCGAAGGTGCTGAGGGTGCGAAGGGAATTGCATTTGTTCCAGTGAACAATAAAGATAAAGGCATTATTTACCAAACGGTTAGTAAAGCTACTACTAAAAAAGAAATGTTATCTTCCTGGCAATCATCATGTAATGAGTGCGATTTATTATCTATCCAACCTGCCATAGATAAAGATAAGCCTTTATGGGAAATAACGTATCTCGATCATCAAAATCGTTACGTATTAGACTACTACAGAATGAGAAATGGTGAGTTTTACGAACAATTACGATTTAAACAATAACGCAATAGGAGGGACTTTTCATGGAATTAGCTAAACGAGTACAAACATTAACACCGTCCAGCACACTTGCAATCACTGCTATGGCAAATGCTTTAAAGGCGGAAGGTCATGATGTCATTGGTCTTGGTGCTGGAGAACCTGATTTTAATACACCTGAAAACATTTTAGAAGCGGCTCAAAAAGCTATGTATGATGGACATACCAAATATACTCCATCAGGTGGAATACCAGCTCTTAAAGAAGCAATCATCAAAAAGTATAAAGTGGATCATCAGCTTACATACGAAACCAATCAAGTAATTGTTACCACTGGAGCTAAGCATGCCCTTTATACCCTTTTCCAAGCATTATTAGATCCCGGTGAAGAGGTTATTGTTCCTGCTCCATACTGGGTCAGTTACCCTGAACAAATAAAATTAGCAGAGGGAACTCCTGTTGTAGTTAAGGCGTTAGAAGAAAATGATTTCAAATTAACACCTGAGCAAGTGGAAGAAGCGATTACCGATCGTACAAAAGCAATTATTATTAACTCTCCTTCCAATCCAACAGGTATGCTTTATTCAAAAGATGAATTAGAGAAAATAGGAGAGGTTTGTAAGCGGCATAACGTTTTCATTATTTCAGACGAAATTTATGAAAAATTAATCTATGGTGAAGGTACCCATGTCTCGATGGCCCAAGTCTCAGAGGAATTGAAAAATCAAACGATTATTATTAATGGTGTTTCTAAATCCCATGCTATGACTGGATGGCGAATTGGTTATGCATTAGGAGACGAGAAATTGATTAAAGCCATGACAAATTTAGCATCACATTCAACCTCTAATCCAACAACCATTGCACAATATGCTGCATTAGAAGCCTATACATCTCCACAAGAAAAAGTTGAAGAAATGAAAACTGCATTTAGTCATAGACTTGAAAAACTTTATGATTGGATTACAGATATTCCAGGGGTGGAATGTGTAAAACCTAAAGGGGCATTTTACTTATTCCCAAATGTGAGTAAGGCAGTAGAAGCAAATAACTTCGACTCTGTAGATGATTGGGTGAAAGCACTCTTAGAAGAAGAAAAAGTTGCACTTGTTCCTGGTTCTGGATTTGGATCAGAACAAAACGTGCGTTTATCCTATGCAACATCATTGGATCAATTAGAAGAAGCTTCAAAACGTATTCGACGTTTTGTAGAAAAGCATCAATCTTAAAGTAAGTTGGAGGGAACCAATTTGAAAACAACGATATCTCAAGTTCATAAATATGTTGGAGAACAAGTTACAATAGGAGCAT
It encodes:
- a CDS encoding YpmA family protein, producing the protein MEQKMEVLSTVRVEKSNDLYKIVDSLNRTLKQQDLMFGLALDEHDENTAVFTIYRT
- a CDS encoding DUF5590 domain-containing protein — translated: MLLLFFLFFYLYIQIIQDKTSTYEDSKQVAMNETPLNTADTVTRYHGASRYDIVAGEGAEGAKGIAFVPVNNKDKGIIYQTVSKATTKKEMLSSWQSSCNECDLLSIQPAIDKDKPLWEITYLDHQNRYVLDYYRMRNGEFYEQLRFKQ
- a CDS encoding pyridoxal phosphate-dependent aminotransferase, which translates into the protein MELAKRVQTLTPSSTLAITAMANALKAEGHDVIGLGAGEPDFNTPENILEAAQKAMYDGHTKYTPSGGIPALKEAIIKKYKVDHQLTYETNQVIVTTGAKHALYTLFQALLDPGEEVIVPAPYWVSYPEQIKLAEGTPVVVKALEENDFKLTPEQVEEAITDRTKAIIINSPSNPTGMLYSKDELEKIGEVCKRHNVFIISDEIYEKLIYGEGTHVSMAQVSEELKNQTIIINGVSKSHAMTGWRIGYALGDEKLIKAMTNLASHSTSNPTTIAQYAALEAYTSPQEKVEEMKTAFSHRLEKLYDWITDIPGVECVKPKGAFYLFPNVSKAVEANNFDSVDDWVKALLEEEKVALVPGSGFGSEQNVRLSYATSLDQLEEASKRIRRFVEKHQS